The Gracilinanus agilis isolate LMUSP501 unplaced genomic scaffold, AgileGrace unplaced_scaffold436, whole genome shotgun sequence genome contains a region encoding:
- the LOC123255328 gene encoding ubiquitin carboxyl-terminal hydrolase MINDY-3-like, whose product MSDVTKQLKELVWGPKAGPGLSEPIFGRWTQGFVFSESEGSALEQFEGGPCAVIAPVQAFLLKQLLFTSQKSSWRECREDERKDLLCHTLSDILEAAGFDSAGPYCLVAWLRGKEALALANRPTAAGECSCPEGFSPGLAGQEQLGFERFHSLIHKMSFKSFPELKDAIWEQYSMWANKFGVLLFLYSVILTKGIENIKNEIEDSAEPLIDPVYGHGSQSLINLLLTGHAVSNVWDGDKECSGMKLLGIHKQATVGFLTLMESLSYCKVGSFLKSPKFPIWIVGSETHLTVFFAKDMALVAPETPSEQARRIFQNYDPEDNGFIPDSLLEDVMKALDLVSDPEYVNIMKNKLDPERLGIILLGPFLQEFFPEQDSSIPESFTVYHYNGLKQSNFNEKVMYVEGTAVVMGFEDPLLQTDDTPVKRCLQTKWPSIELLWTTDRSPSLN is encoded by the coding sequence CTTCGGCCGCTGGACGCAGGGCTTCGTCTTCAGCGAGTCGGAGGGCTCGGCCCTGGAGCAGTTCGAGGGGGGCCCGTGCGCCGTCATCGCCCCGGTGCAGGCCTTCCTCCTCAAGCAGCTGCTGTTCACCTCGCAGAAGTCCTCCTGGAGGGAGTGCCGGGAGGATGAGCGCAAGGATCTGCTGTGCCACACCCTGAGCGACATCCTGGAGGCCGCCGGCTTCGACTCGGCCGGGCCCTACTGCCTGGTGGCCTGGCTCCGGGGGAAGGAGGCCCTGGCCCTGGCCAACCGGCCCACGGCGGCCGGCGAGTGTAGCTGCCCCGAGGGCTTCTCCCCGGGCCTGGCGGGCCAGGAGCAGCTGGGCTTCGAGCGCTTCCACTCCCTCATCCACAAGATGTCCTTCAAGAGCTTCCCCGAGCTCAAGGACGCCATCTGGGAGCAGTACTCCATGTGGGCCAACAAGTTCGGCGTGCTGCTCTTCCTCTACTCCGTGATCCTGACCAAGGGCATCGAGAACATCAAGAACGAGATCGAGGACTCGGCCGAGCCCCTCATCGACCCCGTCTACGGGCACGGCAGCCAGAGCCTCATCAACCTGCTCCTGACCGGCCACGCCGTCTCCAACGTGTGGGACGGGGACAAGGAGTGCTCCGGCATGAAGCTCCTGGGCATCCACAAGCAGGCCACCGTGGGCTTCCTCACCCTCATGGAGTCGCTCAGCTACTGCAAGGTGGGCTCCTTCCTCAAGTCGCCCAAGTTCCCCATCTGGATCGTGGGCAGCGAGACCCACCTCACCGTCTTCTTCGCCAAAGACATGGCCCTGGTGGCCCCCGAGACGCCCTCCGAGCAAGCCCGGAGGATCTTCCAGAACTACGACCCGGAAGACAACGGCTTCATCCCCGACTCCCTGCTGGAGGACGTGATGAAGGCTCTCGACCTGGTCTCCGATCCCGAGTACGTCAACATCATGAAGAACAAGCTGGATCCCGAGAGGCTGGGGATCATCCTGCTGGGGCCCTTCCTGCAAGAGTTCTTCCCCGAGCAGGACTCCAGCATCCCCGAGTCCTTCACCGTGTACCACTACAACGGGCTCAAGCAGTCCAACTTCAACGAGAAAGTCATGTACGTGGAAGGCACCGCCGTGGTGATGGGCTTCGAAGACCCCCTGCTGCAGACCGACGACACCCCGGTCAAACGCTGCCTCCAGACCAAGTGGCCGTCCATCGAGCTGCTCTGGACCACCGACCGCTCGCCTTCCCTCAACTAG